Proteins co-encoded in one Candidatus Auribacterota bacterium genomic window:
- a CDS encoding ABC transporter ATP-binding protein yields the protein MRVYLRLLRYLKPYKWKLIVAILTMVIFTLLQSVSIMSLVPMVDIVFSGKKLAIPDNVIIPFKAHVEHFVDYLNSVRRYPNMLNMIVVFVLICTFFKGLAEYLHEVMLEYVGQGVCKDIRNQLYSHIQSLPMEYFDKKRTGELVSRINYDVSFILEAISGRFAKSLMDCIQLPAYAVIAVAIRWELALITMVGLPFLLAPIGIVGRKVRRLTKRAQEKVADISSILFETISGIQVVKAFCMEGYEGHRFKKENRILFRVMVATIKKGAILSPITEWGGMLVVGFLCYYGARLIIMGDLTVGLFVVFIACMASMVKPLKTIGKLNVGFQKAMAAADRIFHLLDTKSSMGEKENAIELPKIRSEIVFDRVSFEYNHGEAEVLREINLKVRVGEIIAIVGPSGSGKTSLVSLIPRFYDPTDGRVCIDGVDLRDVTFMSLRSQLGIVTQETILFNDTVRNNIAYGQVEAPFDQIVDAAKMANAHDFIMAIQNGYDSMIGEKGEMLSGGERQRLAIARAILKNPAILILDEATSALDTESERLVQDAIDRLMRGRTVFVIAHRLSTITHADRIIVLEEGRIVQTGRHEELLAQEGLYKKLYDMQFAP from the coding sequence ATGAGAGTGTATTTAAGACTCTTGCGGTATCTCAAGCCGTACAAGTGGAAGCTGATCGTGGCGATCCTCACCATGGTGATATTCACCCTGCTCCAGAGCGTCAGCATCATGTCGCTCGTCCCCATGGTGGACATAGTCTTCAGCGGGAAAAAGCTCGCCATCCCCGATAATGTGATTATCCCTTTCAAGGCCCACGTGGAGCATTTTGTGGATTACCTCAACTCCGTGAGGCGCTACCCGAACATGCTCAACATGATCGTGGTCTTCGTCCTCATCTGCACCTTTTTCAAAGGGCTCGCGGAGTACCTGCACGAGGTGATGCTCGAGTACGTGGGGCAGGGTGTATGCAAGGATATCCGCAACCAGCTCTATAGCCACATTCAGAGCCTCCCGATGGAATACTTTGACAAAAAGAGGACGGGGGAGCTCGTCTCTAGAATAAATTACGATGTGAGCTTCATCCTGGAAGCGATCTCGGGACGTTTTGCGAAATCGCTCATGGACTGCATCCAGCTCCCCGCGTACGCGGTTATCGCGGTGGCCATTCGATGGGAGCTGGCGCTCATCACGATGGTGGGACTCCCCTTCCTGCTGGCGCCGATCGGGATCGTGGGGCGCAAGGTGAGGCGCCTCACCAAGCGCGCCCAGGAGAAAGTCGCTGATATCTCCTCGATTCTCTTTGAGACCATCTCGGGTATCCAGGTGGTCAAGGCGTTTTGCATGGAGGGCTACGAGGGCCACCGGTTCAAGAAGGAGAACAGGATCCTCTTCCGAGTCATGGTGGCCACCATCAAGAAGGGGGCCATCCTCAGCCCCATCACCGAGTGGGGAGGGATGCTGGTCGTGGGTTTCCTCTGCTACTATGGAGCGAGGTTGATTATCATGGGAGATCTCACGGTCGGGCTGTTCGTGGTGTTCATCGCCTGCATGGCATCCATGGTCAAGCCGCTCAAGACCATTGGCAAGCTCAACGTCGGTTTTCAGAAGGCAATGGCGGCCGCCGATCGGATATTCCATCTCTTGGACACGAAGTCGAGCATGGGCGAGAAGGAAAACGCCATCGAGCTGCCGAAGATCCGCAGCGAGATCGTATTCGACCGGGTGAGCTTCGAATATAACCACGGTGAGGCGGAGGTGCTCAGGGAGATCAATCTCAAGGTGCGGGTGGGCGAGATCATCGCCATTGTGGGGCCGAGCGGTTCGGGGAAGACGTCTCTGGTGAGCCTCATCCCGCGATTCTATGACCCGACCGACGGGAGGGTGTGCATCGACGGCGTTGACCTCCGTGACGTCACGTTCATGAGCCTGAGGAGCCAGCTCGGCATCGTCACGCAGGAGACCATACTCTTCAATGACACGGTGAGGAATAACATCGCCTACGGGCAGGTGGAGGCCCCCTTTGACCAGATTGTGGACGCGGCGAAGATGGCGAACGCGCACGATTTCATCATGGCCATCCAGAACGGGTACGATTCCATGATCGGCGAGAAGGGAGAGATGCTCTCCGGGGGCGAGCGGCAGAGGCTCGCGATCGCGCGGGCGATTCTGAAGAACCCGGCCATACTCATTCTCGACGAGGCGACCTCCGCCCTTGACACGGAATCGGAGCGGCTCGTGCAGGATGCGATAGACAGGTTGATGCGCGGCCGGACGGTGTTTGTGATCGCCCATCGCCTCTCGACCATTACGCACGCCGACCGCATTATCGTGCTTGAAGAGGGCCGCATCGTTCAGACGGGGCGGCACGAGGAATTGCTCGCCCAGGAGGGCCTCTACAAGAAGCTCTACGATATGCAGTTCGCGCCGTAG
- a CDS encoding lysophospholipid acyltransferase family protein has product MPSLKEKLLHLVLRYCIPSLIKLLGRSMRFEWINDALPLERAKRGESCIFCFWHNRLLLMPYVYQRYRGKKNMCAMASRSRDGEYISDVLKGFGFEVARGSSSRGGDAALMEMTASLAEGLDAAIVPDGPKGPCYKVQPGAIMLAQLSGIPIIPASFDVTRKKRLKSWDRFIIPAPFSRGVFIYGDPLYVDHDADDAAREKAREKLQAAMHELDQKAAFLLGIEADGQR; this is encoded by the coding sequence ATGCCTTCCCTGAAAGAGAAATTGTTGCATCTCGTGCTCCGCTATTGCATCCCTTCTCTCATCAAACTCCTCGGGCGCAGCATGCGCTTCGAATGGATCAACGATGCACTCCCCCTCGAAAGGGCGAAGCGCGGCGAGAGCTGCATATTTTGTTTCTGGCACAACCGGCTCCTCCTCATGCCGTATGTGTATCAGCGCTATAGGGGGAAAAAGAATATGTGTGCCATGGCGAGCCGCAGCAGGGACGGGGAGTATATCAGCGACGTGCTGAAAGGCTTTGGCTTCGAGGTCGCGCGCGGCTCCAGTTCGCGCGGGGGAGACGCGGCGCTCATGGAAATGACCGCCAGTCTCGCTGAGGGCCTCGATGCGGCGATCGTACCCGATGGCCCCAAGGGCCCCTGCTATAAGGTTCAGCCAGGCGCGATCATGCTCGCGCAGCTCAGCGGGATCCCAATTATCCCTGCAAGCTTCGACGTCACGCGCAAGAAGAGACTCAAGAGCTGGGATCGTTTCATCATCCCCGCTCCATTCTCCAGAGGGGTGTTTATTTATGGGGATCCGCTATACGTTGATCATGATGCTGATGACGCGGCGAGGGAGAAGGCGAGGGAAAAATTGCAGGCGGCGATGCACGAACTCGATCAGAAGGCAGCATTCCTGCTGGGGATAGAGGCGGATGGACAACGGTAG